Proteins from one Thermococcus sp. M36 genomic window:
- a CDS encoding ORC1-type DNA replication protein — MDDSYLDSIFEKYLHAKKIFKNKEVLRHSYTPKELPHRREQIENLAHILVPVLRGETPSNVFVYGKTGTGKTVTIKFVTEELKKISQKYNIPVDVIYINCEIVDTQYRVLANIVNHFKDESGVEVPLVGWPTDEVYARLKEVIDATERFVIIVLDEIDKLIKKSGDDILYSLTRINTELRRAKVSIIGISNDLKFKEYLDARVLSSLSEEEVVFPPYDANQLRDILMQRAKDAFNEGVLDDGVVPLCAALAAREHGDARRALDLLRVAGEIAEREGASKVTERHVWKAQEKIEQDTMEEVIKTLPLHSKVLLYAIVLLDENGELPANTGDVYSVYKSLCDHIDLEPLTQRRVSDLINELDMLGIINAKVVSKGRYGRTKEIRLNVTPYKVKNIYRHDHQLQTMLTVSMSRQRRLL; from the coding sequence ATGGATGATAGCTACCTCGACTCGATCTTTGAGAAGTACCTCCATGCCAAGAAGATCTTCAAGAACAAGGAGGTTCTGAGGCACAGCTACACCCCCAAGGAGCTCCCGCACAGGAGGGAACAGATAGAAAACCTTGCCCACATTCTTGTCCCTGTCCTCAGGGGTGAGACACCATCAAACGTTTTTGTGTATGGGAAGACCGGTACGGGGAAGACGGTTACCATTAAGTTCGTTACAGAGGAGCTCAAGAAGATCTCTCAGAAGTACAACATACCCGTGGACGTTATATACATCAACTGTGAAATAGTTGACACCCAGTATCGGGTTCTGGCCAATATCGTGAACCACTTTAAGGATGAGAGCGGTGTCGAGGTGCCCCTGGTCGGCTGGCCGACGGATGAGGTCTACGCGAGGCTCAAAGAGGTAATAGATGCCACGGAGCGTTTCGTTATAATTGTGCTGGACGAGATAGACAAGCTCATCAAGAAGAGCGGGGACGATATCCTCTACTCCCTCACGAGAATAAACACCGAGCTCAGGCGGGCAAAGGTCAGCATAATCGGCATTTCCAACGACCTTAAGTTCAAAGAGTACCTCGACGCCCGTGTTCTGTCCAGTCTCAGTGAGGAGGAGGTTGTATTTCCCCCTTACGATGCCAATCAGCTCAGGGACATCCTCATGCAGCGTGCGAAGGATGCCTTCAATGAGGGCGTTCTGGACGATGGCGTCGTCCCACTGTGTGCCGCTTTGGCCGCGAGGGAGCACGGCGACGCGAGGCGCGCTCTGGATCTGCTCCGCGTGGCGGGTGAGATAGCCGAGCGCGAGGGGGCCAGCAAGGTCACCGAGAGGCACGTCTGGAAGGCCCAGGAAAAGATTGAGCAGGACACAATGGAGGAGGTCATAAAGACGCTCCCGCTCCACTCAAAGGTTCTCCTCTACGCGATAGTCCTCCTCGACGAGAACGGTGAGCTCCCGGCCAACACTGGCGACGTTTACTCCGTCTATAAATCGCTCTGCGACCACATAGACCTCGAACCGCTCACACAGAGGCGCGTGAGCGATTTGATCAATGAGCTAGATATGCTGGGCATAATCAACGCGAAGGTCGTCAGTAAGGGCAGGTATGGAAGAACCAAGGAGATCCGCCTGAACGTAACTCCTTATAAGGTCAAAAACATATACCGTCACGACCATCAGCTCCAGACCATGCTCACCGTAAGCATGTCTAGGCAGAGGAGGCTGCTCTGA
- a CDS encoding DNA-binding protein, translating to MGDIESSVLQWLREGDDSAEDIVDLPWAVREVHPGTYLAEHPRMPFSLIVTFSDEFVHLVVPLGLETFPMMKDEKLKVYHTLLRLNDRVNLMKFALAGMNDDVYLRVDLDKKALGKEEFNDALSALLVGLLSAVSELGLEDEFEREVFDRIVAMVLDRLQKGATREELLRFLTVKVGMDEKDALGLLEEIMAIKKEIEGEDRDIGYV from the coding sequence ATGGGGGACATTGAGTCAAGCGTTCTCCAATGGTTGAGGGAAGGCGACGATAGTGCCGAGGACATAGTTGACCTCCCTTGGGCCGTGAGGGAGGTTCACCCAGGCACATACCTGGCCGAGCACCCGAGGATGCCTTTTTCCCTGATCGTAACGTTTTCCGACGAGTTTGTTCACCTGGTCGTGCCCCTTGGGCTTGAGACCTTCCCAATGATGAAGGACGAGAAGCTCAAGGTCTACCACACCCTTCTCCGCCTCAACGATCGGGTAAACCTCATGAAGTTTGCCCTCGCAGGAATGAACGATGACGTCTATCTCCGCGTTGACCTCGACAAGAAGGCCCTCGGGAAGGAGGAGTTTAACGACGCCCTCTCCGCCCTTCTGGTCGGCCTGCTGTCGGCCGTGTCTGAGCTGGGGCTGGAGGACGAGTTTGAGAGAGAAGTCTTTGACAGGATAGTCGCCATGGTTCTCGACAGGCTTCAGAAAGGGGCCACCCGGGAGGAGCTCCTCCGGTTCCTGACGGTTAAGGTAGGGATGGATGAGAAGGACGCTCTTGGTCTTCTTGAGGAGATAATGGCCATTAAAAAAGAGATTGAGGGGGAGGATCGGGATATCGGGTACGTTTGA
- a CDS encoding TrkA family potassium uptake protein produces MIPVTVVRKLLKMRVKVGRNRLLQIAVVVVLLAVFFAILFMYFEGVSFSTAFYWAVITMATIGYGDVTPQSWAGRAVAMVAAVAGISTFTALVSVLAEYFISSSLRRMMGMHRVGYSGHYVIIGQGSTIPSCVSELITAVSGGSAEMRPIVVVFPDETERKKVELPEEVEVLVGDPTNLETLERAHIGEASHVILALEDDSKSVFTTLMIKRMSRARVFVEALRKESAELLKQAGADRVILSRSFAGRLLASSIFEPEVVDVVDDLTTSLGKYDISVIVRPELWGVPYVEALRRLKVEGYFLVGYYTEEPVLGPSLDEEVPHGAKLIVIRAVSSSKT; encoded by the coding sequence ATGATCCCTGTGACCGTGGTTCGGAAGCTCCTGAAGATGAGGGTCAAAGTTGGTCGTAACCGGTTGTTGCAGATAGCGGTTGTGGTGGTTCTCCTGGCGGTGTTCTTTGCAATTCTGTTCATGTACTTCGAGGGCGTCAGCTTCTCCACCGCGTTCTACTGGGCGGTCATAACCATGGCCACCATCGGCTACGGGGACGTAACGCCCCAGTCCTGGGCGGGGCGGGCGGTTGCGATGGTGGCGGCGGTCGCGGGGATTTCCACGTTCACCGCCCTCGTCTCCGTCCTTGCTGAATACTTCATTTCATCATCTCTGAGGAGGATGATGGGCATGCACCGTGTTGGGTATTCGGGCCATTACGTGATAATAGGTCAGGGGAGCACGATCCCCAGCTGCGTGAGCGAGCTCATTACCGCTGTCTCCGGGGGCAGTGCCGAGATGCGTCCAATAGTTGTCGTGTTCCCCGATGAAACTGAGAGGAAAAAAGTGGAGCTCCCGGAGGAGGTGGAGGTTCTGGTGGGGGATCCGACGAACCTTGAGACCCTTGAGCGCGCCCACATCGGGGAGGCCTCCCATGTGATACTTGCCCTGGAGGACGATTCGAAGTCAGTCTTCACAACGCTGATGATAAAGAGAATGTCCCGGGCGAGGGTTTTTGTTGAGGCGCTGAGGAAAGAAAGTGCTGAGCTCCTTAAACAGGCCGGTGCGGACAGGGTTATCCTCAGCAGGAGCTTTGCCGGCAGACTGCTGGCCAGCTCCATCTTTGAACCCGAGGTCGTGGATGTTGTGGACGACCTGACCACCTCCCTGGGGAAGTACGACATATCCGTGATCGTGAGGCCGGAGCTCTGGGGTGTGCCGTACGTTGAGGCCCTCAGGCGTCTCAAGGTGGAGGGGTATTTCCTTGTGGGCTACTACACCGAGGAGCCCGTTCTGGGCCCGTCCCTTGATGAGGAAGTGCCGCATGGTGCGAAGCTCATAGTCATAAGAGCAGTGTCTTCCAGCAAAACCTGA